Proteins encoded by one window of Candidatus Nitrosocosmicus hydrocola:
- a CDS encoding DNA-directed DNA polymerase II small subunit yields the protein MTVNLNISKVISFITSRGFQIHPDALVLIENTEGEMIQIVEEILAGKRERNESKIISSEDIKNALKLSKDTTLTENDKGNSNSIILNSTDSDLHYNIEKITEKTALELITHNPTGFKKNYYNNNIIYDSNYGINSGEGVDGYISLFRSRFDKSLKILSNRPDGKRIKKIVSIKQSFSQSRNNSNSNSHSKERNEESLFVAGLVMEKKQKKNSYNIAIDDQTGLLEIAAYNDDLKKQISLLTLDQMIMIELESNVKKKNYVMKNLYSLDVPDRISNRAHSEVYAVLISDLHIGSKFFMENEFQMFLNWLNFAGEHKEIVSKIKYICICGDLIDGIGIFPHQDKELLEKDSFSQMEHATKLLSRIPKHMKVFLIPGNHDLGRRALPQPAIPKKYADKIYSLSNVTMLGNPCMIDMDGVKTLMFHGQSLDDTIATIPGLSYSKPAEAMKILLKSRHLSPIYGQRTPIAPEVEDMMVIEEVPDIFHSGHVHVIDVDSYKGTLVVNSGAWQTQTPFQRAMGITPTPGIAIVINLSTLKPYQINFTNF from the coding sequence TTGACCGTTAACCTTAATATCTCAAAAGTAATTTCATTTATAACCAGCAGGGGATTTCAGATTCATCCCGATGCGCTGGTATTGATTGAAAATACGGAAGGAGAAATGATCCAAATAGTCGAAGAGATACTCGCAGGAAAAAGAGAAAGAAATGAGTCCAAGATTATTTCTTCAGAAGATATCAAAAATGCATTGAAGCTTTCAAAAGATACTACGTTGACAGAAAATGACAAAGGTAATAGCAATTCTATTATTTTAAACAGTACTGATAGTGACTTACATTACAATATCGAGAAAATAACTGAAAAGACTGCACTGGAGCTTATCACCCATAATCCTACAGGGTTTAAGAAGAATTATTATAATAATAATATAATTTATGATTCGAATTATGGTATCAATAGTGGTGAAGGAGTGGATGGGTATATTTCTTTGTTTAGGAGCAGATTTGATAAATCATTGAAGATCTTATCTAATAGACCAGATGGCAAAAGAATAAAAAAAATTGTAAGCATAAAACAATCATTCAGTCAATCTCGGAATAATTCTAATTCAAATTCGCATTCTAAAGAGAGAAATGAAGAATCCCTGTTTGTTGCGGGATTAGTTATGGAAAAGAAGCAAAAAAAAAATAGTTACAATATTGCTATTGACGATCAAACAGGGTTGCTGGAAATTGCGGCGTATAATGATGACCTGAAAAAACAAATTTCATTATTGACTTTAGATCAAATGATCATGATTGAACTTGAGAGCAACGTGAAAAAAAAGAACTATGTGATGAAGAATTTGTATTCATTAGATGTGCCAGATCGAATTTCAAATAGAGCTCACTCTGAGGTGTATGCGGTTTTGATATCTGACTTGCACATAGGCAGCAAATTTTTTATGGAAAATGAATTTCAAATGTTTTTGAATTGGTTAAATTTTGCAGGAGAACATAAAGAGATTGTTTCAAAAATAAAATATATTTGTATATGTGGAGACTTGATAGACGGAATAGGCATTTTTCCACATCAGGATAAGGAGTTGCTAGAAAAGGATTCTTTTTCTCAGATGGAACATGCTACAAAACTATTATCAAGAATACCTAAGCATATGAAGGTATTTTTGATTCCAGGAAATCATGATCTGGGAAGACGTGCATTGCCTCAACCAGCAATTCCTAAGAAGTATGCAGATAAGATTTACTCTTTAAGTAATGTTACCATGTTAGGTAATCCCTGTATGATTGATATGGATGGGGTTAAGACCTTAATGTTCCATGGTCAAAGTTTAGATGACACTATTGCTACTATACCTGGATTAAGCTATTCCAAACCTGCTGAAGCAATGAAGATTTTACTAAAATCTAGACATCTTTCACCTATTTATGGTCAAAGAACACCCATAGCACCAGAGGTTGAAGACATGATGGTTATTGAAGAAGTTCCCGATATTTTTCATTCTGGTCATGTTCATGTAATTGACGTGGATAGCTATAAAGGAACGTTAGTAGTGAATTCCGGCGCCTGGCAAACCCAAACACCTTTTCAACGTGCTATGGGAATTACTCCCACCCCGGGGATAGCGATAGTAATTAATTTGTCTACCCTGAAACCTTATCAAATAAATTTTACAAACTTCTAA